TCATTTGCGGTGTATTTAGTTTATTGACGCACGTTGCTGCTCATTATGGTGGCATCATAGCTGTATACGTTTGCAGGGTAGGCATGGGTCTCTCTCAAGGTTGCCTCTTACCTTCCATACACAGCCTTCTCTCCAAATGGGTGCCGCCCTCAGAGAGGGCAAGACTTGGTGAGAACCGTTTGATACGCGAAATAGAACGAAAGTACTGAAAAAAGGTGcgaaaattataaacaaaaaagaaaaagaaaaaaaccgtGAAATACATGTtccttattcttctctttacctattgttttattattagtttcattatctctctctctctctctttctttctttatttctttattcaattatatcgtttttttcttttttttaaaggtaCCTTCACATACGCAGGAGCTCAGTTTGGTACAGTCCTCGCTCTTCCGTTTAGTGGTCTACTCGCAGCATCATCAATAGGATGGCCTagcattttttatatttttggtGCTTTTGCTGTCTGTTGGAGTAtaattttcctcttcctcggTTCTGATACACCGTCTACTCACTCAACCATTTCCATTGAAGAAAAGATGTATATTAAGAGCAGCCTTGAAAGTACTCATACTGATAACAAAGAGgtgaataaattataatatgcaagaacaatttttaaaatttcgtaAATAATGCCGATGGTACGAACGTAATGAATAAAAACTGACTTCATCGAGGAACGATAAAGTATTAAGCATTGGCCTTTACAGGACACATTTattaaacgtaaaataaaattgcgataataaatgTGTTTTACATAGCAAATAAGAATTAAGATACCGCAGGCTaatcgtaaattttatttatatactttgatTTAGTGAGCATTAGTTGATCTATTTCTAATGATCAGAGTAcaacgataatttctttttatagagtTCGATAGACTCggtaattattcatattctaaatggaaatatttcgatttggTTTGATTATGTAATCacacgataagaaaaataattcatatcgaGTATTAAAGAATGAACAATGTGCGTAATAATTCTTCAAGAGCTTTCTCTTctggaataattataattttatcgcgaccgaacgattaaaaaaaaatggtattcgatcgattttttacACGCtggatttatttttgtaataattgttattgttcggAATTCCATCGCGTAGCTGTTATTATATCATTGGAatagatcatttttttctttcttttttgttttcttttttcatcaaagcaaattataatttacgatTGCTTCATgctgaaaatatatttttgttcaatcctatttgttatttttagctTCTTACTTGCTATTGTAATGCacttttaacgataatacaatacgttgtctttttaaattaaatttcctGTATGTTCGGTATGTTTTGCGCGTCGGCTCAAGGCTGACAGAAAATGTGAAATGTTATAACTAACGTGTTATTAGTGAGAATtcaagtagaaaaaaattcgagGAGATAATGCGTCATTGGAAATTTGACGATTTTAtcagattttttttcattgataactTTGGAAACGaggataaaattttaatcgaagtttttttctttttttttttttttatctttcttcttctttttttaatcattattgtcACTCTCTAAGTATTGCGCTAAGCCGTTTTATCGAGTAACAATGTATTACGAATTATTATGTAAGGAGATCGCATCTTACTTGTTAGTTTCACAAAGCGATTAGATagttatgcatatatatacatatttatttatttactattacatACGTAAAGAGAACGGACGTATCGATCTCGCATATATCATTACGCGAGCATTGCTTTTACAATTGatttaatacataatttaATAGGAACGAGAGATTGTCtcgtgtatctatatatatacgtatatatagttactactatttgAATTTGTCCTTTACTTTActcgttaaaagaaaagattgtaAAAACTGAAACTGTAATTGCACACGGTAAAGGGAATACCACTGTAATTATGAATGCGTCAACTGTACTTTTCACATGATATAATACGTGATACGttatataatcaaaaaagagttttttatttcttttttttttattttttttctcaacgattatgaattttcgaagaaattttttgttattggaacttacgttaatatcgtatttatatcgttttctttttttattaatgctCGGAATTATTGCGCTGTTTCAGAAATTACGAACACCATGGAAAGAGATTTTTACATCGACACCAATGTGGGCATTGATAATCGCTCATTGTGGTCAAAATTGGGGATATTGGACTCTTCTCACAGAAATGCCAACTTATTTGAATTCCGTTTTAGGTTTTGATATCGAAAAGGTAATAAATTGATCGTGCgaatatatcattgaaatacttttctcatattaatatattgctcttattaattgtaataatttacaGAACGGAGGTATCTCAGCATTACCTTATTTGGCGATGTGGATATTAAGCTTCCCTATAAGCTGGCTTTCGGATTATGCTCTTAAAAAGAATGTCTCTAGATCGATAACGAGAAAGTTAGCTAACACTCTTGCCTATTGGGGCCCTGCCGCAGCTCTGATTGTTTTGGGTTTTGTTCCGATTAATAATCCACTCTGGactgttataattcttattgtagCAGTTGGGCTCAACGCTGGATCGCTTTGTGGATATCAGTTAAATCATATCGATCTTAGTCCGAATCATGCCGGTACTATGATGTCTATCACTAATTGTTTGGCCTCTGTTACCGCGATAATTGCACCAATAATCTGTGGAGAAATTATTACCGACCTGgtaagtataatttttatcatatataatattagagatttattttatatgttgcgtattatctttctattatataaatatttatgaaggCGTTCGTTATCTTATAtacagtgtatatatatatatatatatatatatctactaaatatatgtatatatattttatttttttattacagagCAGTACACATCTATGGTCaatagtattttatatttccgcTGGCGTTTATTTTGTGAGTAATTTGATATTTCTCATCTGGGGTAAAGCCGAAATACAATGGTGGAACGATCTTAAAAGTGATAAACAGAACAATATAATACACAGGGCGATTTAGTGTGCCATATTGATTCCAACAAGAATAATGGTGTTgcaattatatctttttatgcGAATTagcattttgtaaaataaatatactcaTAAGCATTTAACAGAGACTGTATTAATGCGCATTATTCATTCgcataattcttcttttcatgTTAATTTTAGTGCACCATTtgtcttgttattattatgttatatttatatcttgtaCAAAAGCtcaatcattatttattgaattatagttatatagataacagaacaaaaaaaagaaatatatatatatatatatatatatatatatatatatatatatatatatgtattatattgtattttatgtatatgtatatatgtgtatatatacattatattgttaaagttaaaatttgttgaatgaataatattattattaattatgttggTTCTTATTGTACCTTCCTACGTGATTTGAGGCATTTAACActcatagataataattaccaaagtaacaaattaatttcttaaattatCGACGGCACATAGTCAAAATTATtagttgttatttctgttgaTAGTAGCACTGTAATTATTTACCTTCTTTCAATAGTACTGCGTTTAAGAAGGGAATGGTTAACCCTTTTCTTTAACGTGttgtaaaataatgtataagtaatatttaaaaattaatatatctacTATTACGTtctataaataagaataataaagagattAGAATTTTTTAGTATTTGTAATAcacgttaaatataaaacaattttaatttaatattactacaGAGTTAAATTTGGAACTTCGTGTtgttgatatttaatatcaacgaaaaatgaacatttaattgattttgacatttattaattcaattttattttgaattccAACGATAAAATATCAGAATACAAACTTTCCATATAgctaaattgaaataatttatattttcgataaaacaatgattatttaaacgatGTATAGTGTACACAGGGTATAAAAAGGAATTTATACGATAGTACATTTGTTCAAACATTACGTAATCCATAACTcgcgaaaaaaatgaattaatatcaatttaatgCCTTCATAAACAGTCGGATAACTACACATCAACAATCATATCTCTTTCTAAACAGAGAaacgtataaattaataattttaataatttttccacTTATTTAGACAATTTTTAACCTACACGGTGTccaataaactaatatttaaacaatagtacattcttataaacattaaaaagatcgCAAAGTGTGAGAAacttataataatcttaatttaGAATACCtataagtaaaaatttttatttccggTTTGTTGAACTtatgcaatataaacataaacgatactttaattaattttgtcatTTAGCATCTTAATTTACTTTTGGAATCCGACGAGTGTAAATCGAATCTCACCCTTTCTGAACGTAAAcgcatataaattaataatttcgataattcttcgattatttaaataatctttaatacaCACGGAATACAAtcaactaatatttaaacaatagtacattccGGTTAATGTTAAAAAGATTACAAAATGCGATAAACTTATAATGATCTTAATTCAAAATtctaatacttaaaaattttgattttgaaaTTGTTAGCCTTgaacaatataaacataaacattCCTTTAATTGACTTTGTCATATACCGTCTTAGTTTACTTTTGGAATCCAACGAGTGCATATCGAAAatctatttctaatcgcgaaaatttatagattaataatttcggtaatttctaaattaattaaacaatatataatgtacacaTAGTAcgataaagtaatatttaaacaatagtaaaatcgtttaaagatcttaaaaaaagaaattttaaaataaaattccaatacttcaaaatttttaacacgCGGTTGTTAGCCTTCTGCACTATAAACATGAACGGTCTTTccattaactttgacgattcgcaAGTTAGTTTCCTTTTGTACTCCGACAAGTACACATCGATTCTCTCAATTTCTAATCGcgtaaacttataaattaataatttcggtgatttctaaattaattaaacaatatttaacgTATACGTAGtacaataaactaatatttaaacaatagtagatccatttaaacattataaagaaataaacgcGGAaagaacttaaaataattttgatataagaTTCCAATACTTCAAAACTTTATCTCGGGGTTGTAGGCCTTCTGCAATGTAAACATAAACGCGCctttgattaactttgacgattcgtgAGTTAGTATCCTTTTGCACTCCGACCAGTACACATTGACACCCTCAATTTCTAATcatgtaaattaataaattaacaattttgaaaatttctaaattaattaaacaatattcaAACGTACGCGTAAtacaataaactaatatttaaacaataatagattcgtttaaacattataaagaaaaaaatctaaaataattttgatataaaatactgatactttaaaatttaatttcggagTTGTCGGCCTTgtgcaatataaatataaacagtccttcgattaactttaaCGATTCGCTAGTCAGTATACTTTTGCTCTCCGTCCAGTGCACATCGGTAATCTTTATTTCTAATCGCGgaacttaaaaattaataatttcggtaatttcttaattaataaaacaatccTTAACATACACCGAGcacaataaaacaatatttaaacaatagtagattcgtttaaacattataaagaaaaaaatctaaaataattttgatataaaatactgatactttaaaatttaatttcggagttgttggccttgtgcaatataaacataaacagtccttcgattaactttaaCGATTCGCGAGTCAGTATACTTCTGCTCTCCGTCCAGTGCACATCGGTAATCTTTATTCCTAATCGTGgaacttaaaaattaataatttcggtaatttcttaattaattaaacaatcctTAACATACACCGAGAACAATAAagcaatatttaaacattagtatattcttttaaacattataaagaaaaaaatctaaaataattttgatataaaatactgatactttaaaatttaatttcggagTTGTCGGCCttgtgcaatataaacataaacagtccttcgattaactttacCGATTCGCGAGTCAGTATACTTTTGCTCTCCGTCCAGTGAACATCGGtactttctatttctaatcgcggaacttaaaaattaataatttcggtaatttcttaattaattaaacaatcctTAACATACACCGAGAACAATAAagcaatatttaaacattagtatattcttttaaacattataaagaaaaaaatctaaaataattttgatataaaatactgatactttaaaatttaatttcggagTTGTCGGCCttgtgcaatata
This is a stretch of genomic DNA from Vespa crabro chromosome 3, iyVesCrab1.2, whole genome shotgun sequence. It encodes these proteins:
- the LOC124422794 gene encoding putative inorganic phosphate cotransporter, which gives rise to MTANRKEGSSDGVTKVSPGKLGVRHLQVLLLFFAMVIGYFLRVGISVAVVAMSNSTTANPEIEDYGWTSSQRSSILSSFFWGYTIIQIPSGYFISIWSTQKVLCLGMFICGVFSLLTHVAAHYGGIIAVYVCRVGMGLSQGCLLPSIHSLLSKWVPPSERARLGTFTYAGAQFGTVLALPFSGLLAASSIGWPSIFYIFGAFAVCWSIIFLFLGSDTPSTHSTISIEEKMYIKSSLESTHTDNKEKLRTPWKEIFTSTPMWALIIAHCGQNWGYWTLLTEMPTYLNSVLGFDIEKNGGISALPYLAMWILSFPISWLSDYALKKNVSRSITRKLANTLAYWGPAAALIVLGFVPINNPLWTVIILIVAVGLNAGSLCGYQLNHIDLSPNHAGTMMSITNCLASVTAIIAPIICGEIITDLSSTHLWSIVFYISAGVYFVSNLIFLIWGKAEIQWWNDLKSDKQNNIIHRAI